The stretch of DNA TAGAGATGTCCCTAAAGTGACAAGATCTACTTTTTATTATCTACTATTGCAGGAATTACAAGACATTTGAAAGTTTGCCTATGCTTATAAATCTCCCAAAAGTTATAGCATAAAAGATTTTATAGGAATTTATTGATGTTTTTGAAAAATTCCTGTGGACTAAAGAATCCACAAAGCGATACTTTGTATAGAAAAATTCATTAGAGCCTAAAAGAGCATCCCGTAGAATTGTGCCCAAAAATCTTATTGAAATAGGAAAATTTAGCTTCGGTTAATCAATCATCAGCCTAAAGCGCTACAGAATTACACAAAATATTGACTTCCACTTGTTTTATACAATATTTTTATATCATAGCAAAAGTTAAATTTTTAAATGAGACCAAAGCTCTACTTTTTAAGGGAGCCATACAGAAGCATAATTAAAGAAATTTTCAAAGATGTAAAAAATTTTTACGGAGAAAATCTCCTAGGCTTTGTTGTCTTTGGCTCAGTCGCTAAAAATAAAACTAATCCCTTCTCTGATATCGACCTTCTTATAATCTCCGAAAATCTACCAAAGGGAAGAACAAAAAGAATTTTAGATTTCATAAAAAACATAGAAAGACCTTTAAAAGAAAAATTAAAAAAACTAAGAGAAAAGAACTATTTTATTGAAATTTCTCACTGATAAAAAAACCTAACGAAGTAGAATACGGTGGCTTTATATATCTTGACATGATTAAAGATTCTGTAATTCTGTTTGATAAGAACATATTTTTTGAAAATTATTCAGAAAAATTATGCAATAAACTAAAAGAGTATGGCGCCAAAAAAATATACAAAAAGGGCGGATATTACTGG from Candidatus Hydrothermales bacterium encodes:
- a CDS encoding nucleotidyltransferase domain-containing protein, with translation MRPKLYFLREPYRSIIKEIFKDVKNFYGENLLGFVVFGSVAKNKTNPFSDIDLLIISENLPKGRTKRILDFIKNIERPLKEKLKKLREKNYFIEISH